In Sebaldella termitidis ATCC 33386, one DNA window encodes the following:
- the phnW gene encoding 2-aminoethylphosphonate--pyruvate transaminase, translating into MEEKHYKLLTPGPLSTSSRVKNVMLKDWCTWDNEYKELVQNMRKKILEAGGADTDVYTAVPMQGSGTFGVEAMIGSVIKDEDKLLILSNGVYGKRIKEIADIANKNYEYIEFSYDTCIDKKSAKKVIENSMATHIVLVHCETTTGILNNIDEIGELCKINNRVFLVDAMSSYGGIPIDFEKNNIAFLVSSSNKCIQGVPGFSFIICKKEAIKECKNISHSLSLDLYDQWEVMEKDCGKWRYTSPTHVVRAFCQALEELEDEGGITKRYKRYSENQKILSEGMEKLGFKCLIPKNIQSPVITTFQNPKNEKYSFKDFYDFLKKEGFVIYPGSISGKNIFRIGNIGDIKKEDMEKLLKSIEKYTTEVLGWKN; encoded by the coding sequence ATGGAAGAAAAGCATTATAAGCTGCTTACGCCGGGACCTTTATCCACAAGCAGCAGAGTAAAAAATGTCATGCTTAAAGACTGGTGTACTTGGGATAATGAGTATAAGGAACTGGTTCAGAATATGAGAAAAAAAATTCTTGAAGCAGGAGGGGCAGATACTGATGTATATACCGCTGTTCCAATGCAGGGAAGCGGGACATTCGGGGTAGAGGCAATGATCGGAAGTGTAATAAAGGATGAAGATAAGCTTCTTATTTTGTCAAACGGCGTTTATGGAAAAAGAATAAAAGAAATAGCAGATATAGCAAATAAAAATTATGAATATATCGAATTTTCGTATGATACATGTATAGATAAAAAGTCAGCTAAAAAAGTAATAGAAAACAGTATGGCAACGCATATAGTACTGGTACACTGTGAAACAACAACTGGGATTCTGAATAATATTGATGAAATCGGCGAGCTTTGTAAAATAAACAACAGGGTATTTCTGGTAGATGCGATGAGCAGTTACGGAGGTATTCCAATAGATTTTGAAAAAAATAATATAGCTTTTCTTGTAAGCAGTTCAAATAAATGTATACAGGGTGTCCCCGGTTTTTCATTTATAATCTGCAAAAAAGAAGCAATCAAAGAATGCAAAAATATATCTCACAGCCTGTCGCTGGATTTATACGATCAGTGGGAAGTGATGGAAAAAGATTGCGGGAAATGGAGATATACCTCTCCTACACATGTGGTAAGAGCATTTTGTCAGGCACTGGAAGAATTGGAAGATGAGGGCGGGATCACCAAAAGATACAAAAGATACAGTGAAAATCAGAAAATATTGTCAGAAGGAATGGAAAAACTCGGGTTCAAATGCCTGATTCCTAAAAATATTCAGTCACCTGTTATTACTACATTTCAAAATCCTAAAAATGAAAAATATAGTTTTAAGGATTTTTATGATTTTTTAAAAAAAGAGGGATTTGTAATATATCCCGGCAGTATATCCGGCAAGAACATTTTTAGAATAGGAAATATCGGTGATATAAAAAAAGAAGATATGGAAAAACTGCTGAAAAGTATAGAGAAATATACAACGGAGGTATTAGGGTGGAAGAA